The Gemmatimonadaceae bacterium nucleotide sequence CACACCTTCCTGTTCACGCTCAATCAGCGCACGGTGATCGACGCGGCGTTCCATGGCAACGACGCGCGCTTCATCAACCATTCCTGCGATCCCAACTGCGACGCCGTGATCGACCGCGGGCACATCTGGATCTACGCCATCAAGCCCATCGCCAAGGGCGCCGAGTTGGTCTACGACTATCAGTTCGAGCACGTGCCCGAGTACACCATGGACGATCTGCGCTTCTACGGCTGCAAGTGCGGCACCGCCAAATGCCGTGGCACGATCGTGAAGGTCGATCGCCGGCGCGCGCTCGCCCGGCACTGGGAGGCGGGGCGGAACGGAGTCCCGCGCCATCCCGCCAGCCGCCACGCCAGCCGGAAGCACCCACCGGCGTGACGACGCCAGCCCCCGCGCTCGCCGCGCTCATGGAGCGCGTGGTGGACTACGCCGGACTCTTTCCGCCGGCCAGGTTGCCCATGGCCGACGCGGTCCGGGCCTACGCGGACGTCCGCGCCTCCGGCGACGCGTGGATGCTCGGGCGCTTCGTGCTCCCGGTGTCGCGGCTCGACGAATTCGACGATGCGGGGGCGGGGATGCATCCGGCCTCGGCCGCCGACTCGTGGGCGCTGAGCGCCCTCGTGAGCGCCGACGTCGAGCTCGACGTGGCCTCCATCCACGCATTCAACGACCGTCATCGCGATGCGCGGCGGGGCGCGGTGCACGTGGACACGGTGGAACTCAAGGCGGCGCGCCCCGACCAGATCGCGGCCGCCGATGAGTTCGTGGGCGGGTTCGACGCATTCTTCGAAGTGCCCGTGGACGAGGATCCTGCCGCGCTGATCGCGGCCATCGCCGGGATCGGAGCCAAGGCCAAGATCCGCACCGGCGGGCTCACCCCCGACGCGTTCCCGGGCGCGCGCCACGTGGTGCGATTCATCGGGTGCTGTCTGCAGCATGGCGTGGCGTTCAAGGCCACGGCGGGGCTCCATCACCCGCTCCGCGCCGAGTACCCGCTCACCTACGAGCCCGACGCGCCGCGCGGCGCGATGTACGGATACCTGAACCTGTTCCTCACGGCGGCGTTCATGAGCCGCGGCCTGGACGATGCTTCGGCGCTGGCGCTGCTCGAGGAACGCGATGCGTCGGCGCTGCGATTCGATGCCGAGGGCGTGCGTTGGGACGGGCACCTGCTCGGCGCCGACGATCTGCGCCATGCGCGGCGCCAGGCCGTGGCGTTCGGGTCGTGCTCGTTCCGCGAGCCCGTGGACGACCTGCGCGCCCTGGGGCTGTTGTGAACGTGCCGCTCGACCATACCCACGATCCTGCGCTGCGCTCGTGGGTACACAGCGCCAATGTCACCGGGGCCGAATTCCCCATCCAGAACCTGCCGTTCGGCGTGTTCCGCCGGCGCGTGAACCAGGCGCGGGCGTCGGTGGGAATCGCGATCGGCGATCAGGTGCTCGACGTGGCGGCTCTGGCGGGACAGGGCTTCGTGGCCGGCCAGGCGCTGTCCGCCGCGCGTGCGTGCGAGGACGACTCGCTCAACGCGCTGATGGCGATGGGCCCCGACGCGGCCCGCGCGCTCCGGCACGCGGTGAGCGACCTGCTGCGCGTGGGCGGCCTGGGCGAGCCGTCCGCGCACGAACTGCTCGTGCCGATGGCCGACGCCGATCTGCTCCTGCCGGCGCACGTGGGCGACTATACCGATTTCTACGCGTCGATACATCACGCCACCAATGTGGGCTCGATGTTCCGTCCGGACGCGCCGCTGTTGCCCAATTACAAATACGTGCCCATCGGCTATCACGGCCGCGCGTCGTCGCTGGTGGCGAGCGGCACACAGATCCGGCGCCCG carries:
- a CDS encoding SET domain-containing protein-lysine N-methyltransferase; translation: MTKRNPATRQPNPWFRLRRSRIQGLGAFATVDIPKGTRIIEYTGEKITDAEADRRYPDDDREARHHTFLFTLNQRTVIDAAFHGNDARFINHSCDPNCDAVIDRGHIWIYAIKPIAKGAELVYDYQFEHVPEYTMDDLRFYGCKCGTAKCRGTIVKVDRRRALARHWEAGRNGVPRHPASRHASRKHPPA